One Nicotiana tomentosiformis chromosome 4, ASM39032v3, whole genome shotgun sequence genomic window carries:
- the LOC104113139 gene encoding transcription factor bHLH30, whose translation MDEAGNISGGFMFPEMSPLLPWTVPQSFNTLHFPSNQVHYHDPFNLFPPVPSPYGGLFNRRSSPFGLQDELQKVSAQEIMDVKVLAASKSHIEAERRRRERINNHLAKLRSLLPSTTKTDKASLLAEVIQHVKELKRQTSQITDTNPVPTEMDELTVDNYSSDEEGNFVIKASLCCEDRSDLLPDLIKTLKSLRLRTLKAEITTLGGRVKNVLFVTHGDQEDSNSINDDQLQYSISSIQEALKAVIEKSSGTSGSVKRQIKGLLT comes from the exons atggatGAAGCTGGAAATATATCAGGAGGATTTATGTTCCCAGAAATGTCTCCACTTCTCCCATGGACTGTCCCTCAAAGCTTCAATACTCTTCACTTTCCGAGCAACCAAGTTCATTACCACGATCCATTTAATCTTTTTCCACCAGTACCATCACCTTATGGAGGTTTATTCAACAGAAGATCATCTCCTTTTGGTCTCCAAGATGAGCTGCAGAAAGTGAGTGCTCAAGAAATAATGGATGTCAAAGTTCTTGCTGCCTCAAAAAGCCACATTGAAGCTGAAAGGAGACGTAGAGAAAGAATTAATAATCATCTTGCTAAACTCCGAAGCCTTCTTCCCAGCACTACAAAA ACGGATAAAGCATCATTGCTAGCTGAGGTAATACAACATGTGAAGGAGCTCAAGAGACAAACGTCACAAATAACTGATACAAATCCAGTCCCAACTGAGATGGACGAACTAACAGTTGATAATTATTCGTCTGACGAAGAAGGAAACTTTGTGATCAAGGCTTCATTGTGCTGTGAAGATAGGTCTGATCTTTTGCCTGACCTTATCAagactttgaaatctttaaggcTAAGAACATTAAAAGCTGAAATAACAACACTTGGTGGACGTGTTAAAAATGTGTTATTCGTAACACATGGAGATCAAGAAGACTCGAACAGTATTAATGATGATCAACTGCAATATTCTATAAGCTCAATACAAGAAGCACTAAAAGCAGTGATAGAGAAATCTAGTGGGACTTCAGGGAGTGTTAAGAGACAAATTAAAGGACTACTAACATAA